A window of the Bacteroides thetaiotaomicron VPI-5482 genome harbors these coding sequences:
- a CDS encoding smalltalk protein, whose product MKKQVWKNILQFIVTIATSIISAIGVTSCTAHL is encoded by the coding sequence ATGAAAAAGCAAGTTTGGAAGAATATTCTTCAGTTCATTGTGACAATTGCAACGTCTATCATTTCTGCTATCGGGGTAACGTCCTGTACGGCTCATCTGTAA
- a CDS encoding SDR family NAD(P)-dependent oxidoreductase: MKAKIVFITGASSGIGEGCARKFAKEGWNLILNARTVSKLEELKAELEKEYGIQVYVLPFDVRDRKQAAAALEALPEEWKSIDVLINNAGLVIGVDKEFEGSLDEWDIMIDTNIRGLLAMTRLVVPGMVERGCGHIINIGSIAGDAAYPGGSVYCATKAAVKALSDGLRIDLVDTPLRVTNIKPGMVETNFTVVRYRGDKQAADNFYKGIRPLTGDDIAETVYYAASAPAHIQIAEVLLMPTYQATGTISYKKKAE; the protein is encoded by the coding sequence ATGAAAGCGAAGATTGTTTTTATAACCGGAGCGAGCAGCGGAATCGGCGAAGGATGCGCCCGTAAATTTGCTAAGGAAGGATGGAACCTGATTTTGAATGCCCGTACAGTGTCGAAGCTGGAAGAACTGAAGGCTGAACTGGAAAAAGAGTATGGAATACAGGTCTATGTGTTGCCTTTTGATGTTCGCGACCGGAAACAGGCTGCCGCCGCACTAGAAGCGTTGCCGGAAGAATGGAAATCGATTGATGTATTGATTAACAATGCCGGACTGGTGATCGGAGTGGACAAAGAGTTCGAAGGTAGTCTGGACGAGTGGGATATCATGATCGATACGAATATAAGAGGTTTGCTCGCCATGACACGTCTGGTAGTTCCGGGCATGGTGGAACGGGGATGCGGACACATTATTAATATAGGTTCTATCGCCGGAGATGCCGCCTATCCCGGAGGCAGTGTTTACTGCGCCACCAAAGCTGCTGTGAAGGCACTTTCGGACGGACTTCGGATAGACTTGGTGGATACGCCGCTGCGGGTGACGAATATCAAACCGGGCATGGTGGAAACAAACTTTACAGTGGTCCGTTACCGTGGTGACAAGCAGGCGGCTGATAATTTTTACAAGGGAATCCGCCCGCTGACCGGAGACGATATTGCCGAAACGGTATATTATGCTGCCTCGGCTCCTGCGCATATTCAGATTGCAGAGGTGCTTTTGATGCCGACTTATCAGGCAACGGGCACTATTTCTTATAAGAAGAAGGCAGAATAG
- the cysQ gene encoding 3'(2'),5'-bisphosphate nucleotidase CysQ encodes MKQKYVMAAIDAALKAGEKILSIYEDPKSDFEIERKADNSPLTIADRKAHEAIVAILNETPFPVLSEEGKHMDYAVRRGWDTLWIVDPLDGTKEFIKRNGEFTVNIALVQNAVPVMGVIYVPVKKELYFAVEGTGAYKCSGIVGLEDEGVTLQQMIEKSERMPLADARDHFIAVASRSHLTPETETYIADLKKKHGNVELISSGSSIKICLVAEGKADVYPRFAPTMEWDTAAGHAIARAAGMEVYQAGKEEPLRYNKEDLLNPWFIVEAKRER; translated from the coding sequence ATGAAACAGAAATATGTAATGGCTGCTATCGATGCAGCGTTGAAAGCGGGTGAAAAAATCCTTTCTATCTATGAAGATCCGAAGTCGGATTTTGAAATAGAGAGGAAGGCGGATAACTCTCCCTTAACGATAGCAGACAGGAAAGCCCACGAGGCGATTGTGGCCATTTTGAATGAAACTCCTTTTCCGGTTCTTAGTGAAGAAGGAAAGCATATGGACTATGCAGTGCGGCGAGGCTGGGATACTTTATGGATTGTAGACCCGCTGGACGGAACGAAGGAGTTCATCAAGCGTAACGGAGAATTTACGGTAAATATAGCTTTGGTGCAGAACGCTGTACCTGTAATGGGTGTTATTTACGTGCCTGTAAAAAAAGAACTTTATTTTGCAGTGGAGGGGACAGGTGCCTATAAGTGTTCCGGCATTGTCGGTCTGGAAGACGAGGGAGTGACCTTACAGCAGATGATTGAGAAATCGGAACGGATGCCATTGGCGGATGCGCGCGACCATTTTATTGCTGTCGCTTCCCGTTCACACCTGACGCCTGAAACTGAAACATATATTGCAGACTTAAAAAAGAAACACGGCAATGTGGAACTGATATCAAGCGGAAGTTCCATTAAAATCTGTCTGGTTGCCGAAGGAAAGGCGGATGTCTATCCGCGTTTTGCTCCGACGATGGAATGGGATACGGCTGCCGGACATGCGATAGCCCGTGCCGCAGGGATGGAAGTATATCAGGCAGGGAAGGAGGAACCTTTGCGATATAACAAAGAGGATCTGCTGAATCCGTGGTTTATCGTTGAAGCAAAAAGAGAACGCTAA
- a CDS encoding N-acetylmuramoyl-L-alanine amidase, whose amino-acid sequence MESSKDEYLPREIKLLVIHCSATRCNVSFPVERLRECHLQRGFRDIGYHFYITRDGVLHHCRPVSEIGAHVRGFNRHSIGICYEGGLDENGRPADTRTTAQRFALLDLLTILKHQYPEAQIAGHYQLSATIHKACPCYDPRKEYSGL is encoded by the coding sequence ATGGAAAGTTCTAAAGATGAGTATCTCCCGAGAGAGATTAAGTTGTTGGTGATTCATTGCAGCGCTACGCGCTGCAATGTTTCCTTCCCTGTAGAACGGCTTCGAGAATGTCATTTGCAACGGGGTTTTCGTGATATTGGCTATCATTTTTATATCACCCGGGACGGAGTTCTTCATCATTGTCGTCCCGTCTCCGAAATCGGTGCCCATGTGCGTGGATTTAACAGGCATAGTATCGGGATTTGTTATGAAGGCGGGCTGGATGAAAATGGCAGACCGGCGGATACGAGAACTACGGCACAACGCTTTGCTCTGCTCGATCTGTTGACGATTCTCAAGCATCAGTATCCGGAGGCGCAGATAGCAGGACATTATCAGCTGAGCGCTACGATCCACAAGGCATGTCCTTGCTACGATCCGAGAAAAGAATATTCAGGATTATAA
- a CDS encoding SPOR domain-containing protein has protein sequence MKKLVVLGMGVCMVLAFASCKSSESAYKKAYEKAKQQELAEPQVEAPVEVTPVVAAPVTTPKATDTTGVRQEKVTVVSGTDGLKDYSVVVGSFGVKANAEGLKDWLDGQGYNATIAFNAEKAMYRVIVSSFADKAAAVDARDAFKAKYPSRTDFQGAWLLYRIY, from the coding sequence ATGAAAAAATTGGTCGTATTAGGAATGGGAGTATGCATGGTGCTTGCGTTTGCATCTTGTAAATCCAGTGAAAGCGCCTATAAAAAAGCTTACGAAAAAGCAAAACAGCAAGAATTGGCAGAACCGCAGGTGGAAGCTCCGGTAGAAGTGACTCCGGTTGTTGCAGCTCCTGTGACAACACCTAAGGCTACAGATACAACCGGCGTTCGTCAGGAAAAGGTGACAGTCGTTTCCGGTACCGACGGATTGAAGGATTACAGCGTAGTAGTAGGCAGCTTCGGTGTGAAAGCGAATGCTGAAGGCTTGAAAGACTGGTTGGACGGACAAGGTTACAACGCAACAATCGCATTCAATGCGGAAAAAGCAATGTACCGTGTGATTGTAAGCTCATTCGCTGACAAAGCGGCTGCTGTCGATGCACGTGACGCATTCAAGGCTAAATACCCGAGTCGTACAGACTTCCAGGGAGCTTGGTTGCTGTATCGTATTTATTGA
- a CDS encoding DUF4248 domain-containing protein, which produces MNQPDFVVKCYNKQDLAQMYFPDITVRASVNKLRRWMRRCQPLMDEILSTDFHPKTKAFSVREVRLITYYLGKPGDL; this is translated from the coding sequence ATGAATCAACCTGATTTTGTAGTGAAATGCTACAATAAACAAGACTTAGCCCAAATGTATTTCCCTGATATAACTGTTCGCGCTTCAGTAAATAAACTTCGTCGCTGGATGCGTAGATGTCAACCATTAATGGATGAGATACTTTCTACGGATTTTCATCCGAAAACGAAAGCTTTTTCTGTGCGGGAAGTAAGGTTAATCACCTACTATTTGGGTAAGCCGGGAGATTTGTAA
- a CDS encoding DUF3987 domain-containing protein — protein sequence MQVLEEIKVSVYENVYSKKPKIMSFLEVIFMCIHPVYASIIQSIRRYHQEGDHEAAQKLKSQLPCFTPAGTFDGAHAIRNFQLPSHIIGLDYDHVPNRLEIIRLCAADPHTVAALESPTDGVKIFAYVEGIEGRHREGQLLVSRYYDQLTGLTSDPACKDESRLCYFTYSPDGYVASLYQSFVLEAAVETQPFQPTAENLPSPPLPAKANETSENFSEEEVSLFLSSYIFLNPLTAGQRHTNLFKLACEACRRRYSQESILRGITVYFEHSDFPAQEIRSILQSGYQKVTSTPSVSASPLCSSLHKDKMTKVTYSPSENVYEADEAYWQGEEFRKETPCFPKSVYKYLPDLLNECILEEEGDREQDLSFLSNLTALSSVLPGTFGIYNHKKYSPHFYSFGIAPAGSNKSIAQTGRYLLEEVHDWILSNSELQQKIYNHKYTQWKLDCTYKKKAHEECPEEPEKPAYKMLFLPATTSYSRMQIQMRDNGPQGSIIFDTEAQTLATANHLDCGNFDDMLRKAFEHENIDSAFKINGLTPIYIRFPMLAMFLTGTPSQMASLIETSEKGLPSRIMLYTFRSIPKWKPMGDDSISLEESFKPLAHRVFELYHFCKNHPVLFHFSRSQWDYLNHTFSKLLAEVVLEGNDDLQAVVKRYACLVMRISMIQARIRQFEANDGAPDIYCEDVDFERSLQIVLCCYEHSRLLLSSMPSSQLHPLKDPNSTRKFIGELPETFTTEDAMQIGVKYDFSHRKISRLIKSFIGVKINKISHGKYQKIS from the coding sequence ATGCAAGTACTCGAAGAAATTAAAGTTTCCGTTTACGAAAATGTGTATTCCAAAAAGCCTAAAATCATGTCTTTCCTCGAAGTCATCTTTATGTGTATTCATCCGGTTTATGCTTCCATCATCCAATCCATCCGGCGGTATCATCAGGAAGGCGACCATGAAGCCGCCCAAAAACTAAAAAGCCAGCTCCCCTGCTTCACTCCTGCCGGCACCTTCGACGGAGCGCATGCCATCCGAAATTTCCAGTTGCCCAGTCACATTATCGGACTCGACTACGACCACGTTCCCAATCGGCTGGAGATCATCCGTCTTTGCGCTGCCGACCCTCATACCGTAGCTGCTCTGGAAAGCCCTACGGACGGCGTGAAAATCTTCGCCTATGTGGAAGGCATCGAAGGCCGTCACCGGGAAGGGCAGTTACTGGTCAGCCGTTACTACGACCAGCTGACCGGGCTCACCAGCGATCCCGCCTGTAAAGACGAAAGCCGCCTGTGCTATTTCACCTATTCACCGGACGGATACGTAGCCAGTCTCTATCAGTCATTCGTTCTGGAAGCAGCTGTGGAAACACAACCGTTCCAGCCGACAGCAGAAAACCTCCCCTCTCCTCCGCTACCTGCAAAAGCAAACGAAACCTCCGAGAACTTCTCGGAAGAGGAAGTCAGCTTGTTCCTTTCGTCCTACATTTTCTTAAATCCATTGACCGCCGGGCAACGACACACCAATCTGTTTAAACTCGCCTGCGAAGCTTGCCGGAGAAGATATTCGCAAGAAAGCATATTACGCGGGATTACGGTTTATTTTGAGCACTCCGACTTTCCCGCACAGGAAATCAGGAGCATCCTACAATCTGGTTACCAAAAAGTTACCTCTACTCCATCCGTCTCCGCCTCTCCGCTTTGCTCTTCTCTTCATAAGGACAAAATGACAAAAGTGACATATAGCCCATCCGAAAACGTCTATGAAGCAGATGAAGCGTATTGGCAAGGCGAAGAATTCAGAAAAGAAACGCCCTGTTTTCCCAAAAGCGTGTACAAATATCTGCCCGATCTGCTGAACGAATGTATCCTCGAAGAGGAAGGTGATCGTGAACAGGATCTTTCCTTTCTCTCCAACCTCACCGCATTGAGTTCCGTACTGCCCGGCACATTCGGCATCTATAATCACAAAAAGTATTCTCCCCATTTCTACAGTTTCGGCATTGCCCCCGCCGGGAGCAACAAGAGCATTGCGCAAACAGGACGTTATCTGCTGGAAGAGGTCCACGACTGGATACTTTCCAATAGCGAACTTCAGCAGAAAATTTATAACCATAAGTACACCCAATGGAAGCTGGACTGTACTTATAAGAAAAAGGCACATGAAGAGTGTCCCGAAGAACCGGAAAAACCAGCTTACAAAATGCTTTTTCTCCCTGCCACTACCAGCTACAGCCGTATGCAGATCCAAATGCGGGACAACGGTCCGCAAGGAAGCATCATATTCGATACCGAGGCGCAGACGCTGGCTACAGCCAATCATCTGGATTGCGGTAACTTTGACGATATGCTCCGCAAGGCATTCGAGCATGAAAATATCGATTCCGCTTTCAAGATCAATGGCTTAACCCCCATTTATATCCGTTTTCCCATGCTTGCCATGTTCCTCACCGGCACCCCGAGTCAGATGGCTTCACTGATAGAGACTTCGGAAAAAGGACTTCCGAGCCGTATCATGCTCTACACTTTCCGCAGCATTCCGAAGTGGAAGCCCATGGGAGATGACAGTATCTCGCTCGAAGAGTCTTTCAAACCGCTGGCACATCGTGTCTTCGAGCTTTATCATTTCTGCAAGAATCATCCTGTATTGTTTCACTTCAGCCGTTCTCAATGGGATTATCTGAATCATACGTTTTCTAAGCTGCTTGCCGAAGTGGTTCTGGAAGGTAACGATGACCTTCAGGCCGTTGTCAAACGGTATGCCTGTCTTGTGATGCGCATCAGCATGATCCAGGCACGCATCCGCCAGTTCGAGGCGAATGATGGCGCACCGGATATCTATTGTGAGGATGTAGATTTCGAGCGTTCTCTCCAGATCGTTCTCTGCTGTTATGAGCATAGCAGGCTATTATTGTCTTCCATGCCGTCTTCCCAGCTCCATCCGTTGAAAGATCCGAACAGTACACGGAAGTTCATCGGCGAGTTGCCAGAAACATTCACTACCGAAGATGCAATGCAGATCGGCGTAAAATACGATTTCAGCCACCGCAAGATCAGCAGGCTGATAAAATCGTTCATTGGCGTCAAAATCAATAAGATATCTCATGGAAAGTATCAGAAGATCTCATAA
- a CDS encoding HU family DNA-binding protein, with translation MAQNYVVMARKNLLKPSEAPKYYAVARSGRKVTVKEVCKRITERSSYSKGELEGCIGEFLLEIVNVLDEGNIVQMGDLGNFRMSLKTATATATEKEFKASCIEKGKVLFYPGSDLRKLCKTLDFALYKSDGKPDSGDEPLPDDGKGDQPGGGSGDDGDEAPDPTV, from the coding sequence ATGGCACAGAATTATGTTGTTATGGCTCGCAAGAACCTGTTGAAACCTAGTGAAGCTCCCAAGTATTATGCAGTGGCACGTAGCGGACGGAAAGTGACCGTCAAGGAGGTCTGCAAACGTATTACCGAACGTTCGTCTTATTCAAAAGGCGAGTTGGAAGGTTGTATCGGAGAGTTTCTGCTCGAAATCGTCAATGTACTGGATGAAGGGAATATCGTTCAGATGGGCGATCTGGGGAATTTCCGCATGAGTCTTAAGACGGCAACGGCTACCGCAACGGAGAAGGAATTCAAGGCATCGTGTATCGAGAAAGGTAAAGTGCTTTTCTATCCGGGAAGTGATCTCCGCAAGTTGTGTAAAACACTGGACTTTGCACTGTATAAGAGTGACGGTAAGCCCGATTCGGGAGACGAACCGTTGCCGGACGATGGTAAGGGCGATCAGCCCGGCGGTGGTTCAGGTGACGATGGCGATGAAGCTCCGGACCCGACTGTTTAA
- a CDS encoding YtxH domain-containing protein produces MKGLNVLAAFLGGAAVGAALGILFAPEKGEDTRNKIAEILRKKGIKLNRNEMENLVDEIAAEIKGEIGE; encoded by the coding sequence ATGAAAGGATTAAATGTATTAGCAGCTTTTCTGGGTGGTGCAGCCGTAGGTGCAGCCCTTGGTATTTTGTTTGCTCCTGAAAAGGGAGAAGATACCCGTAATAAGATCGCAGAAATTCTTCGTAAAAAAGGAATCAAGCTGAACCGCAACGAAATGGAAAATCTCGTTGACGAAATCGCAGCTGAAATTAAAGGAGAAATAGGAGAATAA
- a CDS encoding phage holin family protein: MFADDKSIENFQQLFFEFKKYLELQKEYTKLELTEKLTILLSTLIMIVILIILGMVALFYLLFALAYVLEPLVGGLMASFAIIAGINILIMALVIIFRKQLIISPMVNFLANLFLTDSK, from the coding sequence ATGTTTGCAGACGATAAAAGTATTGAGAACTTTCAACAGTTGTTTTTTGAGTTCAAAAAGTATCTGGAACTTCAAAAAGAATACACCAAGTTAGAGTTGACGGAGAAGCTGACCATACTTCTTTCAACGTTAATCATGATTGTAATACTTATCATCCTTGGCATGGTAGCCCTGTTTTATCTGTTATTTGCCTTGGCTTATGTATTGGAACCTCTGGTAGGCGGACTTATGGCAAGCTTCGCTATCATTGCCGGCATCAATATACTGATTATGGCTTTAGTCATTATTTTCCGCAAACAGCTTATCATCTCCCCGATGGTAAACTTCCTCGCTAACTTGTTTTTAACCGATTCAAAATAA